A DNA window from Haliovirga abyssi contains the following coding sequences:
- a CDS encoding ribonuclease H family protein — translation MEEILIYTDGACANNQSKNNRGGYGAILIYKGKEKEIYGGYRNTTNNRMELKAVIEALKSLKRKDIPVKIFSDSAYVVNGITIWINGWIAKGSAKKNPDLWLELYNLKKSFKNISFHKVKGHNGDEYNEIADKLAVKGSDMYDLEEDVEDKNARF, via the coding sequence TTGGAAGAAATATTAATATATACAGATGGAGCATGTGCTAATAATCAATCAAAGAATAACAGAGGCGGATATGGAGCTATCCTTATTTATAAAGGAAAAGAAAAAGAGATTTATGGTGGCTATAGAAATACAACGAATAATAGAATGGAATTAAAAGCTGTAATTGAAGCTTTGAAGTCATTGAAAAGAAAAGATATTCCAGTAAAGATTTTTTCAGATAGTGCATATGTTGTAAATGGAATAACTATTTGGATTAATGGTTGGATAGCTAAAGGAAGTGCTAAAAAAAATCCTGATTTATGGTTAGAATTATATAATCTAAAAAAATCATTTAAAAATATTTCATTTCATAAAGTAAAAGGACATAATGGAGATGAATATAATGAAATTGCAGATAAATTAGCTGTAAAGGGATCTGATATGTACGATTTAGAAGAAGATGTTGAAGATAAAAACGCTAGATTTTGA
- a CDS encoding transglycosylase SLT domain-containing protein, with amino-acid sequence MKRILMLIICFQIIFIFSFGDDGFENYKKNSNKEYQTYKKNIEKEFKNYEKIQKEEFENYKKNILKNWKNPKVSSAKIFVEYDNKYSERKIVDFEKGEITIEKIVDKSRDEKTIKKDLAKSFSKLILEDTNTAFNRNEYLKNTEKRLNKKIKSPISFPIITDIYLKKGEKNIKKVSEIVIDKVKRNKLKMEKSKIKGKKRVIIKIKLPKNYKNKKALMYSKYIKKYSEKEKIKESLVYAIIQSESDFNPMSTSYVPAYGLMQIVPKSAGADATKKLYGKVKILTPKELYNAPKNIEIGAAYMNVLYYRYLRKINNLESRMYCTIAAYNTGAGNVSKAFIGNTHISRAIIKINKMSPKKVYNRLIKKLPYKETREYLKRVSIRERKWREVIK; translated from the coding sequence ATGAAAAGAATATTAATGTTAATTATCTGTTTTCAAATTATATTTATATTTAGTTTTGGAGATGATGGATTTGAAAATTATAAAAAAAATTCTAATAAAGAATATCAAACTTATAAGAAAAATATAGAAAAAGAGTTTAAGAATTATGAGAAAATTCAAAAAGAAGAGTTTGAAAATTATAAAAAAAATATTCTTAAAAATTGGAAAAATCCAAAAGTATCTTCAGCTAAAATATTTGTAGAATATGACAATAAATACAGTGAAAGAAAAATAGTTGATTTTGAAAAAGGAGAAATAACTATTGAAAAAATAGTTGATAAATCAAGAGATGAAAAAACAATAAAAAAAGATTTAGCAAAATCTTTTTCGAAATTAATTTTAGAAGATACAAATACAGCTTTCAATAGAAATGAATATTTAAAAAATACAGAGAAGAGACTGAATAAAAAAATTAAGAGTCCAATTTCATTTCCAATAATTACAGATATATATTTGAAAAAAGGGGAAAAGAATATAAAAAAAGTATCTGAAATTGTAATAGATAAAGTGAAGAGAAATAAACTTAAGATGGAAAAGAGTAAGATTAAAGGGAAAAAGAGAGTTATTATAAAAATAAAGCTTCCAAAAAATTATAAAAACAAAAAAGCTTTAATGTATAGTAAATATATAAAAAAATATTCTGAAAAAGAAAAAATAAAAGAAAGCTTAGTTTATGCAATAATTCAATCCGAAAGTGATTTTAATCCAATGTCAACATCTTATGTTCCTGCATATGGTCTTATGCAGATTGTGCCAAAATCAGCAGGAGCAGATGCAACTAAAAAACTATATGGAAAAGTAAAAATATTAACGCCAAAAGAGTTATATAATGCTCCAAAAAATATTGAGATTGGAGCAGCTTATATGAATGTATTATATTATAGATATTTAAGGAAAATAAATAATTTAGAAAGTAGAATGTATTGTACAATTGCAGCATATAATACAGGAGCAGGAAATGTATCAAAAGCATTTATTGGTAATACTCACATTAGCAGAGCAATTATTAAAATAAATAAAATGTCGCCTAAAAAAGTATACAATAGATTAATTAAAAAATTACCCTATAAAGAAACAAGAGAATATTTAAAAAGAGTATCAATTAGAGAGAGAAAATGGAGGGAGGTAATTAAGTGA
- a CDS encoding DUF6175 family protein, which translates to MKKIKLILIFMFFITIFGFASNLPLSKEATIIENVSSAEVLMKGTGIYKSKERSKRKIKKDIEKNGIFNAIKDAKRAIIYYLLYEGTDPILSSNDEKNKFQNIEEKYFEIGKINNYITYESTRFSKKIIIDRGKGIKIAKSFKVNKELLMKDLTNDGVLIKRENLVEKLGNPSIMVIPMTKKGENPIELLNKNDNMRHISSVIESYLTAKQYDVVVPEQQEKMNKLNSAQMGLADAEEDFSYKLALSVGSDIYITFSGELTDAGYGTKQYVVNLKAYETTTSRLLGTETGYSNSRDGNVKISIEEAVNDAMNNILSRINNYWVADLKKGIQYKLVINCSDEFDEDELEDIQFELIDIIEKLSNKSKENIVSKNMIDYSIWVSNEKLSSSFKIYRYIKKEFGKSGMDGRIKKINLNRKMIILEVSPE; encoded by the coding sequence ATGAAAAAAATAAAATTAATACTGATATTTATGTTTTTTATAACAATTTTTGGCTTTGCATCTAATTTACCTTTGTCAAAAGAAGCAACTATTATAGAAAATGTATCTTCAGCAGAAGTTTTGATGAAAGGTACAGGTATTTATAAATCAAAGGAAAGAAGTAAAAGAAAAATAAAAAAGGATATTGAAAAAAATGGGATTTTTAATGCAATAAAAGATGCTAAAAGGGCAATAATCTACTATTTATTATATGAAGGAACAGATCCAATATTAAGTAGTAATGATGAAAAAAATAAATTTCAAAATATAGAAGAGAAATATTTTGAAATAGGAAAGATTAACAATTATATCACTTATGAAAGCACAAGATTTTCAAAAAAGATAATTATTGATAGAGGAAAAGGAATAAAAATAGCAAAAAGTTTTAAAGTAAATAAAGAACTTTTGATGAAAGATTTAACAAATGATGGAGTTTTAATTAAAAGAGAAAATTTAGTTGAAAAATTAGGAAATCCGTCTATAATGGTAATTCCTATGACAAAAAAGGGAGAAAACCCAATAGAGTTATTAAATAAAAATGATAATATGAGGCATATATCATCTGTAATAGAAAGTTATTTAACAGCAAAACAATATGATGTAGTAGTACCAGAGCAACAAGAAAAAATGAACAAATTAAATAGCGCTCAAATGGGATTAGCAGATGCAGAAGAAGATTTTTCATATAAATTAGCTTTATCAGTTGGAAGTGATATTTATATTACATTTTCAGGTGAATTAACAGATGCAGGATATGGGACAAAACAATATGTTGTGAATTTAAAGGCTTATGAAACAACAACTTCAAGATTATTAGGAACTGAAACTGGATATAGTAATAGTAGAGATGGGAATGTTAAGATTTCTATTGAAGAAGCTGTAAATGATGCTATGAATAATATTTTATCGAGAATAAATAATTATTGGGTAGCAGACTTGAAAAAAGGTATACAATATAAATTAGTAATAAACTGTTCAGATGAATTTGACGAAGATGAATTAGAGGATATTCAATTTGAATTAATAGATATTATAGAAAAATTATCAAATAAATCCAAAGAAAATATAGTTAGTAAAAATATGATTGATTATTCAATATGGGTTTCTAATGAAAAATTGTCATCAAGTTTTAAAATATATAGATATATAAAAAAAGAGTTTGGAAAATCTGGTATGGATGGTAGAATAAAAAAAATAAATTTGAATAGGAAAATGATAATTTTAGAGGTATCTCCAGAATAG
- a CDS encoding LPP20 family lipoprotein gives MKKLIIAMFVLINIMAISAGIPSWYLNNGNSEYSTNNYFIGLGEGKNYKEAEMAAQVDIASQIKTNIDSSIESKTVQSTVGNKENYSKNVELNIKALANEVLIGVDFVKKEKSGNSFYVLALLDKSKYLLGLETELDKISEEIKKDEELNLTPYVLVKEYLKAKKKVNEFYKKKIIYDSISNNEYIIPTFFSQLDFNAKIKKIISNIYFEVVDGKNQYGKEGEVLKNPIVFKIKYKNEVIPNFPIVVKYQNNKILEKATTDNNGEFKVYVTVFTDESRNGKIIASVDLLKVPFELKDYFKNIKVYANYFRKEEKTTNFSVNIVNEKNQKIKSINRNISRLIVKGGDIISKKANLIVTGKVSVDSIDEVESYSGTMYVANVNLDLNIVENKTKLVLSNITFKGKGIGKNREKAIESAYRKIRISKKKFAVMVAEAKRKFGR, from the coding sequence ATGAAAAAACTAATAATAGCAATGTTTGTTTTAATTAATATAATGGCAATATCTGCAGGTATACCAAGTTGGTATTTGAATAATGGGAATTCGGAATATTCTACTAACAATTATTTCATTGGTTTAGGAGAAGGAAAAAATTATAAAGAAGCAGAAATGGCAGCACAAGTAGATATAGCCTCTCAAATAAAGACTAATATAGACAGTAGTATTGAATCTAAAACAGTACAATCTACAGTAGGAAATAAAGAAAATTATAGTAAAAATGTAGAGCTTAATATAAAAGCATTGGCAAATGAAGTTTTAATTGGTGTAGACTTTGTTAAAAAAGAGAAAAGTGGAAATTCATTTTATGTATTGGCACTGTTAGATAAAAGTAAATATTTGTTAGGATTAGAGACAGAACTAGATAAAATTAGTGAAGAGATAAAAAAAGATGAGGAGTTGAATTTAACTCCATATGTTCTAGTAAAAGAATATTTAAAAGCTAAAAAGAAAGTTAATGAGTTTTATAAAAAGAAGATAATATATGATTCTATTTCAAATAACGAATATATAATACCAACTTTTTTTAGTCAATTAGATTTTAATGCTAAAATAAAAAAAATAATATCTAATATCTATTTTGAAGTTGTAGATGGAAAAAATCAATATGGAAAAGAGGGAGAAGTTTTAAAAAATCCAATAGTATTTAAAATAAAATATAAAAATGAAGTAATCCCTAATTTTCCAATAGTAGTAAAATATCAGAATAATAAGATATTAGAAAAAGCAACAACAGATAATAACGGAGAATTTAAAGTATATGTTACAGTTTTTACAGATGAATCAAGAAATGGAAAAATTATAGCAAGTGTTGATTTGTTAAAAGTTCCATTTGAATTAAAAGATTATTTTAAAAATATTAAAGTATATGCAAATTATTTTAGAAAAGAAGAAAAAACAACAAATTTTTCTGTAAATATAGTTAATGAGAAAAATCAAAAAATCAAAAGTATAAATAGAAATATAAGTAGGTTAATAGTTAAAGGTGGAGACATAATTTCAAAAAAAGCAAATTTAATTGTAACTGGAAAAGTTTCTGTAGATAGCATTGATGAAGTAGAAAGTTATAGTGGAACAATGTATGTTGCAAATGTAAATTTAGATTTAAATATTGTCGAAAATAAAACTAAATTAGTTTTGTCTAATATAACTTTTAAAGGAAAAGGGATAGGTAAAAATAGAGAAAAAGCCATAGAAAGTGCATATAGAAAGATACGGATTTCTAAAAAGAAATTTGCTGTAATGGTAGCGGAAGCAAAGAGGAAATTCGGAAGATAA
- the istB gene encoding IS21-like element helper ATPase IstB codes for MKNNELKLIKEYLKELKLSGIATELEEKVEEANKTEQSYELFLKEILELGIDKRRENGKLNRLRYAKFPYKKYIEDLEKESLPKEAQIRLKELKSLKFIEEGRNLILAGNAGTGKTHMAIGLGIEACMKGYKVLYVTIPLLINELKETRSGGKLRVFEKRFEKYDLVVCDELGYISFDKEGSELLFTFLSLRAGRKSTIITSNLPFNKWNEVFKDPVLTAALVDRLIHKSYVINMNGNSYRTKETLEWLKT; via the coding sequence TTGAAAAATAATGAATTGAAATTAATAAAGGAATATTTAAAAGAATTAAAATTATCAGGAATAGCAACAGAATTAGAAGAAAAAGTAGAGGAGGCTAATAAAACAGAACAAAGCTATGAGCTATTTTTAAAAGAAATACTAGAGCTTGGAATAGACAAAAGAAGAGAAAATGGGAAATTGAATAGATTAAGATACGCAAAATTCCCATATAAAAAATATATAGAAGATTTAGAAAAAGAAAGTTTACCTAAAGAAGCTCAAATAAGGTTAAAGGAGTTAAAGAGTTTAAAATTTATAGAAGAAGGGAGGAATTTAATATTAGCAGGTAATGCAGGAACAGGAAAAACACACATGGCAATAGGATTAGGAATAGAGGCGTGTATGAAAGGTTACAAGGTTCTGTATGTAACAATACCATTATTAATAAACGAATTAAAAGAAACACGAAGTGGAGGTAAATTGAGAGTATTTGAAAAAAGATTTGAAAAATATGATCTAGTAGTTTGTGATGAATTAGGATATATTTCATTTGATAAAGAAGGAAGCGAGCTGTTATTTACATTTTTATCGTTACGAGCAGGAAGGAAAAGTACAATAATAACATCAAATTTACCATTTAACAAATGGAATGAAGTATTTAAAGATCCAGTACTAACAGCAGCACTAGTGGACAGACTAATCCATAAATCTTATGTCATAAATATGAATGGGAATTCGTATAGAACTAAAGAAACTTTGGAGTGGTTAAAGACATAA
- a CDS encoding transporter substrate-binding domain-containing protein produces the protein MKKIILILMVLMFSFAFSRDLNEIKKSGYLIIGIRNIPTGGIYQPKIKDKQGFTFELAESFAEYLNVKLKLYVVKSFKEYWTKDGEIMFKKNIIGTPDIYKKVDIIADIITVTESRKKLVKMTPFVENVSMFFTRKNEDINNYQDFKGKKIITMEVFNFYNTIRKELKKRDINYIVNKVSIKNNKFTYLGRTKKVNKNDVEIDIIPTGDYIDRMGFYYQVILGNADVSISDSFSFFPKLLTSLTFKDNLKALFPAENKVGYLAFCSSYNTPELNKMLSMFMEEFRKTERYNLLFEKYTGISYTEYKKIFTDGN, from the coding sequence ATGAAAAAAATTATTTTAATTCTAATGGTTTTAATGTTTAGTTTTGCATTTTCAAGAGATTTAAATGAGATAAAAAAATCTGGGTATTTAATTATAGGAATTAGAAATATTCCAACAGGAGGTATTTATCAACCTAAAATAAAGGATAAACAAGGATTTACTTTTGAACTTGCAGAGAGTTTTGCGGAATATTTAAATGTGAAATTAAAATTATATGTAGTTAAATCATTTAAAGAATATTGGACAAAAGATGGAGAAATTATGTTCAAGAAAAATATTATAGGTACTCCAGATATTTATAAAAAAGTAGATATTATTGCAGATATTATTACAGTGACTGAAAGTAGAAAGAAATTAGTTAAGATGACTCCATTTGTTGAAAATGTATCTATGTTTTTCACAAGGAAAAATGAAGATATAAATAATTATCAAGATTTTAAAGGAAAAAAAATTATAACAATGGAAGTTTTTAATTTCTATAACACGATTAGAAAAGAATTAAAAAAAAGAGATATAAATTATATTGTTAATAAAGTTAGTATTAAAAATAATAAGTTTACTTATTTAGGAAGAACTAAAAAAGTAAATAAAAATGATGTGGAAATTGATATAATTCCAACTGGAGATTATATTGACAGAATGGGATTTTATTATCAAGTTATTTTAGGAAATGCAGATGTCAGTATATCAGATTCATTTTCTTTTTTTCCAAAATTATTAACAAGCTTAACTTTTAAAGATAATTTAAAAGCTTTATTTCCAGCTGAAAATAAAGTAGGATATTTAGCATTTTGTAGTTCGTATAACACTCCAGAATTGAATAAAATGTTATCGATGTTTATGGAGGAATTTAGAAAAACAGAACGTTATAATTTGCTTTTTGAAAAATATACTGGCATAAGTTATACTGAATATAAAAAAATATTTACAGATGGGAATTAA
- the tnpA gene encoding IS200/IS605 family transposase → MEYRKGSHSIYDIKYHIVWVTKYRYKILKGEMAKRLRDLIRQGCEARNITIVKGNITKDHIHLLISCPPTLSPAKIVQYLKWRSSKLLQDEFPELKKKYWGQHLWGRGYFCGTVGSVTEEMIKEYVENQDKMKDNDIFKITE, encoded by the coding sequence ATGGAATATAGAAAAGGAAGCCATTCGATATATGATATAAAATACCATATTGTGTGGGTGACTAAATATAGATATAAGATATTAAAAGGAGAGATGGCGAAACGATTAAGGGATTTAATTAGACAAGGTTGCGAAGCGAGAAATATAACGATAGTAAAAGGGAATATAACAAAAGATCATATTCATCTGTTAATATCTTGTCCACCGACATTGTCCCCAGCAAAAATAGTGCAATATTTAAAATGGAGATCATCAAAATTATTACAAGATGAGTTTCCAGAGTTGAAAAAGAAATATTGGGGACAACATTTGTGGGGAAGAGGATATTTTTGTGGAACGGTTGGAAGTGTTACAGAGGAAATGATAAAAGAATATGTTGAAAATCAAGATAAAATGAAAGACAATGATATTTTTAAAATAACAGAGTAA
- a CDS encoding LPP20 family lipoprotein: MKKSVAGALILGALGLSVLGGCANNKPKPETKVQQQSQYPNWVMNPSVEDGIAAVGSAKIGAAGLSFARTEAMANARDELARQLEVKVNNMFKSYTNAVGVGGQDGVDKVATNVSKQVSSKVLTNSKQINMWISPEKEVYILVAIKKEDTLPKIKETVNSTLRNEKALWQEFKSKNAQDELDSSIDKMFNKGN; encoded by the coding sequence ATGAAAAAATCAGTAGCAGGAGCATTAATATTAGGAGCATTAGGACTTAGTGTTTTAGGAGGTTGTGCAAATAATAAACCAAAACCAGAAACAAAGGTACAACAACAATCACAATATCCAAATTGGGTAATGAATCCATCAGTAGAAGATGGAATAGCAGCAGTTGGAAGTGCAAAAATAGGTGCAGCAGGATTAAGTTTTGCTAGAACAGAAGCAATGGCAAATGCAAGAGATGAACTTGCTAGACAATTAGAAGTAAAAGTAAATAATATGTTTAAAAGCTATACTAATGCTGTTGGTGTAGGTGGGCAAGATGGTGTGGATAAAGTTGCCACAAATGTGTCAAAACAAGTATCAAGTAAAGTTCTTACTAATTCAAAACAAATTAATATGTGGATATCTCCAGAAAAAGAAGTTTATATATTAGTTGCAATCAAAAAAGAGGATACATTGCCTAAAATAAAGGAAACTGTAAATAGTACATTAAGAAATGAAAAAGCACTATGGCAAGAATTTAAAAGTAAAAATGCTCAAGATGAATTAGATTCTTCAATAGATAAGATGTTTAATAAAGGTAATTAA
- a CDS encoding diguanylate cyclase, with translation MKLKDKIFRYVIFTDIIITTVILIITSLILFNFFTYFKTEEIYLNNGNFKNYLSANISEIDNFMNMIANTNDVVFLFDKNKLISKYASESLKKELMKEISKKKIISEIEIINNNGESIHLGEKNKFKIGETLFIYKNSNINIIILKKLDSYENKKLIVVLKLSKIFENYLKNNNRMDINLITYIGDNIFVTKNNKTKTIKKEELKKYFKVENSKFNIKKLKNISFYITESKDIIYKHIFNFIVIFIILLIIIIFLLYLLSNKISKNTTNSIINMIKSVEAYDSTNFVPIEIKNNYEDEIKLLTLKFNNMGKDLSKYIHNLEEIVSERTKKLELQKKELKILNNKLKKNSITDELTGLNNRRYFDDRFIDDFKMSSREGFYLHFSIIDIDHFKNINDTYGHLAGDFCLKKLGKILKENLSRANDKVFRYGGEEFVFYYFSKEKENFLKILEKLRQNVENEDFIYENEEIQFTISIGGASMIPNLECCNTYNKYMKMADDALYKSKETGRNRVTMVL, from the coding sequence ATGAAATTAAAGGATAAAATATTTAGATATGTTATATTTACAGATATAATTATAACAACAGTTATTTTAATAATAACTTCATTAATATTATTTAATTTTTTTACATATTTTAAAACGGAAGAGATATATTTAAATAATGGTAATTTTAAGAATTATTTATCTGCCAATATATCTGAAATAGATAATTTTATGAATATGATAGCAAATACAAATGATGTAGTTTTTTTATTTGATAAAAATAAATTGATTAGTAAATATGCTAGTGAATCTTTGAAAAAAGAGTTGATGAAAGAAATTTCTAAAAAAAAGATAATTTCAGAAATAGAAATTATAAATAATAATGGAGAATCTATACATTTAGGAGAAAAAAATAAATTTAAAATAGGAGAGACGTTATTTATATATAAAAATTCTAATATAAATATAATTATTTTAAAAAAATTGGATTCATATGAAAATAAAAAACTAATTGTTGTTTTAAAATTATCAAAAATATTTGAGAATTATTTAAAAAATAATAATAGAATGGATATTAATTTAATTACATATATTGGTGACAATATTTTTGTTACAAAAAATAATAAGACAAAAACTATAAAAAAAGAAGAATTAAAAAAATATTTTAAAGTTGAAAATTCTAAATTTAACATAAAAAAATTAAAAAATATCTCTTTTTATATTACAGAATCAAAAGATATTATTTATAAACATATATTTAACTTTATAGTTATATTTATTATTTTATTAATTATAATTATATTTTTATTATATTTGTTATCGAATAAAATTTCTAAAAATACAACAAATTCAATAATTAATATGATAAAATCTGTAGAAGCATATGATTCCACAAATTTTGTGCCTATAGAAATTAAAAATAATTATGAAGATGAAATTAAATTATTAACTTTAAAATTTAATAATATGGGAAAAGATTTATCTAAATATATACATAATTTGGAAGAAATAGTAAGTGAAAGGACTAAAAAATTAGAGCTTCAAAAAAAAGAATTAAAAATTTTAAATAATAAACTAAAAAAAAATTCAATTACAGATGAATTAACAGGATTAAATAACAGAAGATATTTTGATGATAGATTTATAGATGATTTTAAAATGTCATCAAGAGAAGGTTTTTATCTTCATTTTTCAATTATTGATATAGATCATTTTAAAAATATAAATGATACTTATGGTCATTTAGCTGGAGATTTTTGTTTGAAAAAATTAGGAAAAATATTAAAAGAAAATTTAAGTAGAGCAAATGATAAAGTTTTTAGATATGGCGGAGAAGAGTTTGTATTTTATTATTTTTCTAAAGAGAAAGAAAATTTTTTGAAAATACTTGAAAAGCTAAGGCAAAATGTTGAAAATGAAGATTTTATTTATGAAAATGAGGAAATACAATTTACAATAAGTATTGGTGGAGCATCTATGATTCCTAATTTAGAGTGTTGTAATACATATAATAAATATATGAAAATGGCAGATGATGCTTTATATAAATCAAAAGAAACTGGGAGAAATAGAGTTACAATGGTATTATAA
- a CDS encoding Mu transposase domain-containing protein produces the protein MRVAVKRFIGPTEKETTDDLIKLSMYYGFDYRFCNTRRGNEKGHVERGVEFVRRKSFSRNLESSSLEEANNHLENTLKNINSKPRKWMGNKSPEDKLKEEKEYLLKLNPDYVIAKKVECRVNKYSTITIEQNKYSVPERLVNKFVEAKIYPENIKIYFEGELLATHERSYKLQDWILDINHYLETLKRKPGSLKHSTSLQCSEHRLQEIYTSYYSKKPKEFLELLEIIREKSLKEVEKVIEELLKNGEKLVTTENIKNIINQEKIAIPEAVDKNEIEEKSIELLEKISEIFTSNNNETRYIS, from the coding sequence ATGCGTGTAGCAGTAAAAAGATTTATAGGACCAACGGAAAAGGAAACAACAGATGATTTAATAAAATTATCAATGTATTATGGTTTTGATTATAGATTTTGTAATACAAGACGAGGAAATGAAAAAGGGCATGTAGAACGAGGAGTTGAATTTGTAAGAAGAAAAAGTTTTTCAAGGAATTTAGAATCTTCAAGCTTAGAAGAAGCAAATAATCATTTAGAAAATACGTTGAAAAATATAAACTCAAAGCCAAGAAAATGGATGGGAAATAAAAGCCCAGAAGACAAATTAAAAGAAGAAAAAGAATATTTGTTAAAGTTGAACCCAGATTATGTAATAGCAAAGAAGGTAGAATGCAGAGTAAATAAATACAGCACAATAACAATAGAACAAAATAAATATTCAGTACCAGAAAGATTGGTAAATAAATTTGTAGAAGCTAAAATTTATCCAGAAAATATAAAAATATACTTTGAAGGAGAATTATTAGCAACACATGAAAGGAGCTATAAATTACAGGATTGGATATTAGATATAAACCATTATTTAGAAACGTTAAAAAGAAAGCCTGGTTCACTAAAACACAGTACTTCACTACAATGCTCAGAACACAGGCTACAAGAAATATACACAAGTTATTATAGCAAAAAACCAAAAGAATTTCTAGAACTTTTAGAGATAATAAGAGAAAAAAGTTTGAAAGAAGTTGAGAAAGTAATAGAGGAATTATTAAAAAATGGAGAAAAGTTAGTAACTACAGAAAATATAAAAAACATAATAAACCAAGAAAAAATAGCTATTCCAGAAGCAGTAGATAAAAATGAAATAGAAGAAAAATCTATTGAATTATTAGAAAAAATAAGTGAAATATTTACATCTAATAATAATGAAACGAGGTATATAAGTTGA